A genomic region of Oceaniferula marina contains the following coding sequences:
- a CDS encoding sigma-70 family RNA polymerase sigma factor: protein MAEESEENGENGEDAKMEAAYAHTRKSLIARLDNWEDQRTWDDFYKTYWKLIYSVAMKAGLRSEEAFDVVQETIISIAKQSKKNMYDPDKGSFKSWLMNMTRWRINDQFRKRKKDTAMSISEWGEEGRKTSVIDSVEDTKSGTLERLWEVEWKKNLADAALARVKAQVSPKQYQIFDCYVIREWDADRVKAHLGVSMSQVYLAKHRVGKILKKELARLNEDEG from the coding sequence ATGGCTGAAGAATCAGAAGAAAACGGCGAAAACGGCGAAGACGCCAAGATGGAAGCAGCGTATGCGCATACCCGGAAGAGTTTGATTGCCAGACTGGATAACTGGGAGGATCAGCGGACGTGGGATGATTTTTACAAAACCTATTGGAAACTGATTTACTCGGTGGCCATGAAAGCCGGATTGCGTTCGGAAGAGGCATTCGACGTTGTTCAGGAGACCATTATTTCGATTGCCAAGCAGAGTAAGAAAAACATGTATGATCCGGACAAGGGCTCATTCAAGTCCTGGCTGATGAATATGACCCGTTGGCGGATCAACGATCAGTTCCGTAAACGTAAAAAGGACACGGCGATGAGTATCAGCGAGTGGGGTGAGGAAGGCCGGAAGACTTCGGTGATCGACAGTGTGGAGGATACCAAAAGTGGCACCCTTGAGCGCTTGTGGGAAGTGGAATGGAAAAAGAACCTGGCGGATGCCGCGCTAGCGCGGGTTAAGGCGCAGGTCTCTCCCAAACAATACCAGATCTTTGATTGTTATGTCATCCGGGAGTGGGATGCGGACCGGGTGAAAGCCCACCTTGGCGTGAGTATGTCGCAGGTGTATTTGGCAAAGCACCGGGTAGGAAAGATCCTCAAAAAGGAGCTCGCCCGTCTGAACGAAGATGAGGGGTAA
- the smc gene encoding chromosome segregation protein SMC: MYLKSLELHGFKSFADKTKFEFHPNGVTGIVGPNGCGKSNVVDAIRWVLGETSAKALRGGEMADVIFNGTDKSGTSRARAALSMAEVTMTLADCEEILKIDYNEVAITRRVFRDGKSEYRINNTLCRLRDIHEMFMDTGIGRTSYSIMEQGKIDMLLSSKPEDRRMVFEEAAGITKFKKEKKEALRKLEYTEVNLLRVSDVLAEQERRMNSLKRQVSKARRYQELAKDVTILDTHFSHKKCTEYKAELSELENSIHSLEVRETELEVGLPEKEQAVVEARDAAQRLEAELSEIRQQLNHHTNAASASESRMAFNQENHSELQGRVSQNQQEIEEARGKLDQQQSDYEESEKLLIELTERIESKQAQLSELESRVAGLRSEREEKDGILRSLRGEANTTQSVIAASQAKIESSLSQMENSRERSRKLSEEHDRLQTEHEEAALERGKIASELEKRQDKLKALEEEKEVAERTFQHTRGDLDATRDRATSAHKELARASSRLDVLRQLVDSGEGFEKGTQSVLKGLDEPEFFNNGVRGVLAGLIEVEKEFTLPVEAALGSHLQAVLVSDSSYTQAIIDRLTEKKLGEAAIISEDFVAAAAESQMMTLPDGAETWAMDRVKFDPKVASVIESLLENVLIVSDLSTAMEMRKDLRGVTLVTMRGELCTPDGVVRGGLGKGGQSSVLERQNEVRELDAEVRELETADEEARVALSRLEQQLTEQREATEAARERVQKAHVEESTLKGQLSLASREVESLESKISSVEWEQNDINERDASANNGLENLQGDLESARVRFEQLESDQIRLVGELEEASRRESEAAFELQEFRTSLAVERQAFEAAEAQRSPMAARLEELRSISMRRDEEIAGFLERMEKALAENQQLAETIETHRAEARDLEELLETTSASRGQLHQAIEVSERGLSELRHEVAKIIEQKGREEVAATKIGLRLENLTETVMERHQIEIEHFRPDAHALLACLQERAKSYDRQEMRRAEKEGRSYVSHVKVPDESEESEQALPGESGPDWELLEKIVIDLKRKLDSMGPVNLDAIEEYDELEDLHNNLRNQHDDLVNSKTELIGVIERINIETKARFSETFNQVTKNFKGMFKILFGEKAKANLVLIDEDDPLESGIDIIAKPPGKKLQSISLLSGGERSMTAVALLFSIFQIKPSPFCVLDELDAPLDEANIGRFLKVLDNFIDKSQFIIVTHSKRTMHRADVIYGVTMEDFGVSKPVGMRLTDADHAHKGEAKTAAQKAALELDS; this comes from the coding sequence ATGTATCTCAAATCTCTCGAACTCCACGGTTTCAAATCGTTTGCAGACAAGACCAAGTTTGAATTTCATCCAAACGGGGTGACTGGCATTGTGGGGCCGAATGGTTGTGGGAAGTCCAACGTGGTGGATGCGATCCGTTGGGTCTTGGGGGAGACCTCGGCCAAGGCCTTGCGTGGTGGAGAGATGGCGGATGTCATTTTCAACGGCACGGACAAAAGCGGAACCAGTCGTGCCCGGGCAGCCTTGAGTATGGCTGAGGTGACGATGACGCTGGCCGACTGTGAGGAAATTCTCAAAATCGATTATAACGAAGTGGCAATCACACGCCGCGTGTTCCGTGATGGGAAGTCGGAATATCGGATCAACAACACCTTGTGTCGCTTACGTGATATTCATGAGATGTTTATGGATACCGGTATTGGTCGGACGTCTTACTCGATCATGGAGCAGGGTAAAATCGATATGTTGCTGAGCTCCAAGCCGGAAGACCGCCGGATGGTCTTTGAGGAGGCTGCGGGGATCACGAAGTTCAAGAAGGAAAAGAAAGAGGCGCTTCGCAAGTTGGAGTACACGGAAGTGAACCTTCTGAGGGTGTCCGACGTTCTGGCGGAACAGGAGCGGCGGATGAACTCACTGAAGCGTCAGGTTTCCAAGGCCCGTCGTTACCAAGAGCTAGCCAAGGATGTTACCATTTTAGACACCCACTTCAGCCATAAAAAATGCACCGAATACAAAGCCGAGTTGTCCGAGTTGGAGAACTCGATTCACTCATTGGAGGTGCGTGAAACCGAGCTGGAGGTTGGCTTACCCGAAAAAGAGCAGGCTGTTGTGGAAGCCCGGGATGCGGCACAGAGACTCGAGGCCGAGCTGTCTGAGATTCGTCAGCAACTGAATCACCACACCAATGCCGCGAGTGCGTCTGAGAGCCGGATGGCATTTAACCAGGAAAACCACTCTGAGCTGCAGGGACGGGTGAGCCAAAACCAGCAAGAAATCGAAGAAGCCCGAGGTAAACTCGACCAGCAGCAGTCGGATTATGAAGAATCGGAAAAACTTTTGATCGAGTTGACTGAGCGGATTGAATCGAAGCAGGCACAATTATCCGAGCTCGAATCGCGGGTTGCAGGTCTGCGTTCGGAGCGCGAGGAAAAAGACGGCATATTACGTAGCCTGCGTGGCGAGGCGAATACTACTCAGTCGGTGATAGCAGCAAGCCAGGCAAAAATTGAAAGTTCGCTTTCCCAGATGGAGAACAGCCGCGAGCGCTCTCGCAAGCTGTCTGAAGAACATGACCGACTTCAGACCGAACACGAGGAAGCTGCGTTGGAGCGGGGGAAAATTGCCTCCGAGCTTGAAAAGCGTCAAGACAAGCTGAAGGCACTGGAAGAAGAAAAGGAGGTGGCAGAGCGGACGTTCCAGCACACCCGGGGTGATCTGGATGCCACCCGGGATCGTGCAACATCGGCTCACAAGGAGTTGGCCCGGGCGTCATCTCGCCTGGATGTCTTGCGTCAGTTGGTAGACAGCGGCGAAGGGTTTGAAAAGGGGACCCAGTCGGTGCTCAAAGGGTTGGATGAACCTGAATTTTTTAACAACGGTGTGCGCGGTGTTTTGGCCGGCTTGATCGAAGTAGAAAAAGAATTTACCTTGCCGGTCGAGGCTGCTCTGGGGTCTCACCTGCAGGCAGTATTGGTGAGTGACAGCTCTTATACCCAGGCGATCATCGACCGTCTGACCGAGAAAAAACTGGGTGAAGCTGCGATCATCTCCGAAGATTTTGTGGCGGCTGCCGCCGAGAGCCAGATGATGACCTTGCCGGACGGGGCCGAAACCTGGGCCATGGACCGGGTGAAGTTTGATCCGAAAGTGGCATCGGTGATCGAGAGCTTGCTCGAAAATGTATTGATTGTCTCGGACTTATCCACGGCGATGGAAATGCGCAAGGACCTGCGCGGTGTGACCTTGGTCACCATGCGTGGTGAGTTGTGCACGCCGGATGGTGTTGTGCGTGGAGGATTGGGGAAAGGAGGTCAGAGTTCGGTGCTGGAGCGCCAGAATGAAGTGCGTGAACTCGATGCCGAAGTTCGTGAGTTGGAAACTGCCGATGAAGAAGCCCGGGTGGCTCTCTCACGTCTGGAGCAACAACTGACAGAACAACGGGAAGCCACCGAGGCCGCACGCGAGAGAGTGCAGAAAGCCCATGTGGAGGAGTCCACGTTGAAGGGACAACTCAGTCTCGCAAGCCGCGAAGTGGAATCGCTCGAGAGTAAGATCTCCAGTGTGGAGTGGGAGCAAAATGATATCAATGAACGGGACGCCAGTGCGAACAACGGCCTGGAAAACTTGCAGGGCGATCTCGAATCTGCCCGGGTTCGTTTTGAGCAGCTTGAGTCCGACCAGATTCGTTTGGTTGGCGAACTCGAGGAAGCCAGTCGGCGGGAGAGTGAAGCTGCATTTGAATTGCAGGAATTTAGAACCAGCCTCGCGGTTGAGCGTCAGGCATTTGAAGCGGCCGAAGCCCAGCGCTCGCCAATGGCTGCTCGCCTGGAGGAGCTGCGGTCGATCAGCATGCGGAGGGACGAGGAAATTGCCGGGTTCCTAGAGCGGATGGAAAAGGCACTGGCTGAAAATCAACAGCTGGCGGAAACGATCGAGACCCATCGCGCTGAGGCCCGGGACCTGGAGGAGTTGTTGGAAACTACGTCGGCGAGCCGCGGGCAACTGCATCAGGCGATCGAAGTCAGCGAGCGGGGACTATCCGAACTCCGGCATGAGGTGGCAAAAATCATCGAACAAAAAGGACGCGAAGAAGTAGCCGCCACAAAAATCGGCTTACGTCTGGAAAACCTGACCGAAACCGTCATGGAGCGGCATCAGATCGAAATCGAACATTTCCGGCCGGATGCTCATGCTCTGTTAGCCTGTCTGCAAGAGCGGGCGAAATCCTATGATCGTCAGGAAATGCGCCGCGCCGAGAAGGAGGGCCGGAGCTATGTTTCCCATGTCAAAGTGCCGGACGAATCAGAAGAATCGGAGCAGGCGCTTCCGGGCGAGTCCGGACCCGACTGGGAGTTGTTGGAAAAGATTGTGATCGACCTGAAACGCAAGCTCGATTCGATGGGACCGGTCAACCTGGATGCCATTGAAGAATACGACGAATTGGAAGATTTGCATAACAACCTGCGCAACCAGCATGATGATCTGGTGAATTCCAAGACGGAACTGATTGGTGTGATCGAACGGATCAATATCGAAACCAAAGCTCGCTTCTCAGAGACATTCAATCAGGTGACCAAGAACTTTAAAGGCATGTTCAAGATTCTCTTTGGCGAAAAGGCCAAGGCCAATCTGGTCCTCATCGATGAAGATGATCCGCTTGAAAGTGGTATTGATATCATTGCCAAACCTCCCGGGAAAAAACTGCAGTCGATCAGCCTGCTGTCCGGTGGTGAACGCTCGATGACCGCCGTGGCCTTGCTCTTTTCGATCTTCCAAATCAAGCCCAGCCCCTTCTGTGTGCTGGATGAGTTGGATGCTCCTTTGGATGAAGCGAACATCGGTCGATTCCTCAAGGTGCTGGATAACTTTATTGATAAGAGCCAGTTCATTATCGTGACCCACAGCAAACGTACGATGCATCGTGCCGATGTGATTTACGGGGTGACCATGGAAGATTTCGGGGTTTCCAAGCCTGTGGGCATGCGTCTCACGGATGCGGACCACGCTCACAAGGGGGAAGCCAAAACGGCAGCCCAGAAGGCGGCACTCGAGCTGGATTCCTAG
- a CDS encoding trimeric intracellular cation channel family protein: MLFYWDIAGVFIFAISGALAGRQKSMDFWGIYIMALVTSCGGGTLRSILIGDVPPFLFTQPVYLIVAAVGTLFARFFPSLWDMFSREVSVLDALGLGIFVCIGTDIALDHGLSWWAAAGLGVITATFGGVIRDVLRNEVPLIFRKEIYATAALGGSLLLMGLQSVGLGQQWCIAIATVATAVVRLLAIRYAINQSSS, translated from the coding sequence ATGCTTTTTTATTGGGACATTGCGGGGGTTTTTATTTTTGCCATTTCCGGGGCGTTGGCCGGACGTCAGAAAAGTATGGATTTTTGGGGGATCTATATCATGGCGCTGGTAACGTCATGTGGAGGAGGCACCTTGCGCAGTATCTTGATTGGTGACGTTCCTCCGTTTTTATTCACCCAGCCTGTGTACCTTATCGTTGCTGCAGTAGGAACCTTGTTTGCTCGATTTTTTCCCTCTCTTTGGGATATGTTTAGTCGTGAGGTTTCTGTGTTGGATGCCTTGGGGCTGGGAATCTTTGTGTGTATTGGGACGGACATCGCTCTGGATCATGGCTTATCCTGGTGGGCGGCTGCAGGTTTGGGCGTGATCACAGCCACTTTTGGTGGCGTGATTCGGGATGTCTTGCGGAATGAGGTCCCTTTGATTTTCCGAAAAGAAATCTACGCCACCGCAGCTCTTGGCGGCAGTTTGTTGCTGATGGGCTTGCAATCGGTCGGCTTAGGTCAGCAGTGGTGTATTGCCATTGCCACCGTGGCAACCGCGGTGGTTCGCTTGCTGGCGATTCGTTACGCCATCAATCAATCGTCTTCGTAA
- a CDS encoding SDR family NAD(P)-dependent oxidoreductase, producing the protein MTAPVTSPSADLAYQCALVTGASSGLGVEYARQLAPACESMILVARREDLLHQLAEDLRQCWPGLVVHCLNVDLTLEADRHSLFAWMEQKKLVPDLLVNNAGMGDYGEFSSAEWPKLDAMLQVNVTALTHLCHGVLPAMIASGRGNIINVSSLASALPIPDFTVYAATKAYVTSFSEALRMELRDFDIPVLAVCPGPVHTGFGKVAMRMTDADGIPSREGFYTEPEVVVAESIRALRADKARVYPGWKIALLAAGISILPMAVIRAVQIGRRS; encoded by the coding sequence ATGACTGCCCCTGTAACCTCGCCATCGGCCGATCTGGCTTACCAATGTGCTCTGGTTACAGGTGCGTCGTCGGGGCTCGGCGTGGAATACGCCCGCCAGCTTGCCCCGGCATGTGAATCAATGATCCTCGTGGCCCGCCGCGAGGATCTTTTGCATCAATTGGCTGAGGATTTGCGTCAGTGCTGGCCCGGCCTGGTGGTGCATTGTTTGAATGTGGATTTGACGCTTGAGGCGGATCGGCATTCCTTATTCGCGTGGATGGAACAGAAAAAACTGGTTCCAGATTTGTTGGTGAACAATGCCGGCATGGGGGATTATGGTGAGTTTTCTTCTGCCGAATGGCCGAAGCTTGATGCCATGTTGCAGGTAAACGTAACCGCCTTGACCCACCTTTGCCACGGGGTGCTTCCGGCGATGATTGCGAGTGGTCGGGGCAATATCATCAATGTCAGTTCTCTGGCGAGTGCCTTGCCAATTCCCGATTTTACGGTTTATGCCGCGACCAAGGCTTATGTCACAAGCTTTTCGGAAGCCCTGCGTATGGAGTTGCGGGATTTTGATATCCCGGTTTTAGCGGTATGTCCCGGACCGGTGCATACTGGTTTTGGTAAAGTGGCGATGCGGATGACGGACGCCGATGGCATTCCGTCACGGGAGGGGTTTTACACCGAGCCTGAGGTGGTGGTTGCGGAGTCGATCCGAGCTCTTCGAGCGGATAAAGCACGGGTCTATCCAGGGTGGAAAATCGCCTTGTTGGCTGCCGGTATTTCCATACTACCCATGGCTGTCATTCGAGCTGTGCAGATCGGGCGGCGATCTTAA
- the lipB gene encoding lipoyl(octanoyl) transferase LipB yields the protein MRLQHQWLGQNIDYQQGLDLQNQCVQNIIDGKTGNQLLNLEHSPVYTIGRTRDRSSLGNQTSHLPHPVVEISRGGQATYHGPGQLTGYPIIDLHPLGNDLHAYIRGLEEALIRTCSEFNVVAGRREGLTGVWVENRKLASIGVGVRKWIALHGYAINITRESLNGFFAITPCGIDGVQMTCLENECGTDVDVRAFADKLLPHLESVLAEMQQARETSATK from the coding sequence ATGCGTTTGCAACACCAGTGGCTTGGACAAAACATCGATTACCAACAAGGGCTCGATCTCCAAAACCAGTGTGTCCAGAACATCATCGATGGTAAAACCGGCAATCAACTGCTGAATCTGGAACACAGCCCGGTCTACACCATCGGCCGCACGCGTGACCGGTCTTCACTGGGGAATCAAACATCCCATCTCCCCCACCCGGTTGTTGAAATCAGTCGAGGCGGCCAGGCCACCTACCATGGCCCCGGCCAACTGACAGGTTACCCGATCATCGACCTGCACCCACTGGGCAACGATTTGCATGCTTACATCCGGGGGCTCGAAGAAGCGCTGATCCGGACGTGTTCCGAGTTTAATGTGGTGGCAGGGCGACGCGAGGGGCTGACCGGTGTCTGGGTCGAAAACCGTAAGCTGGCGTCCATCGGAGTTGGTGTGCGCAAGTGGATTGCCCTGCACGGCTACGCCATCAATATCACCCGTGAAAGCCTGAACGGATTTTTTGCCATCACGCCATGTGGAATCGATGGCGTACAAATGACCTGTTTGGAAAATGAATGCGGCACCGATGTCGATGTTCGGGCATTTGCAGACAAGCTTCTCCCGCATTTGGAGTCGGTTCTGGCAGAAATGCAGCAAGCCAGAGAAACGTCCGCGACGAAGTGA
- the purU gene encoding formyltetrahydrofolate deformylase, whose amino-acid sequence MKGLILKIDCPDQHGIVAKIASYIADYAGNLIELSQFTDEQYGKFFARVEIDTSDLTVDTEDFISGFRTLGKSLSANWDFRHYPYKMRTAVLVTNTNHCLNEILWRTQLGEMPVEITSIIGNRDTCQSIAEKAEVPFHLVDMDGDATKKEAGFQQIRQILIDEQVELTVLARFMQILPDWFCQELGGKIINIHHSFLPAFIGANPYRQAYERGVKLIGATCHYVTSELDAGPIIEQEVKRVQHFHTPQDLMRLGRDCERIALARGIRYHVNDRTIIHRNRAIVFPD is encoded by the coding sequence ATGAAAGGTCTGATTCTTAAAATCGATTGCCCGGACCAACACGGGATCGTCGCCAAAATTGCATCGTATATCGCAGATTACGCCGGCAACTTGATTGAGCTTTCCCAATTCACCGATGAACAATATGGCAAATTTTTTGCCCGGGTGGAAATTGATACCAGCGACCTGACCGTAGATACCGAGGACTTCATCAGTGGCTTTCGCACCTTGGGAAAATCTCTTTCAGCCAACTGGGATTTCCGTCACTACCCGTATAAAATGCGCACGGCTGTGCTGGTGACCAACACCAACCACTGCCTCAATGAAATCCTCTGGCGCACCCAACTTGGGGAAATGCCCGTCGAAATCACCTCAATCATCGGCAACCGTGACACCTGCCAAAGCATCGCAGAAAAAGCGGAAGTCCCCTTCCATCTGGTCGACATGGACGGCGACGCCACAAAGAAAGAAGCCGGGTTCCAACAGATCCGCCAAATTCTCATCGACGAACAAGTGGAACTCACGGTGCTTGCCCGCTTCATGCAGATCCTTCCCGACTGGTTTTGTCAGGAACTTGGAGGAAAAATCATCAACATCCACCATTCCTTTCTTCCCGCGTTCATCGGAGCCAACCCCTACCGTCAAGCCTACGAGCGCGGGGTCAAGCTGATCGGAGCCACCTGCCATTACGTGACCAGCGAGCTCGATGCCGGCCCGATTATTGAGCAAGAGGTCAAGCGGGTTCAACACTTTCACACGCCTCAGGACCTGATGCGTCTCGGGCGTGATTGCGAACGTATCGCGCTGGCTCGAGGGATCCGCTACCACGTCAACGACCGAACGATCATCCACCGCAACCGGGCGATTGTCTTTCCGGATTAA
- a CDS encoding lipopolysaccharide kinase InaA family protein — protein sequence MRGTIKVEPGNEGLLSFVDPERPFESLSEYFGYPLGKHQRRRSKVACKELSGSDGEKVVVYFKLYGYRRLRRALSRIFKPTRSQSEIANLKWFKELGIPCCEPVLQGVYRNCFGIARNCMLITRELTGTQQLDDFVPALRETVPDEEQRKAIRRNLYVSLASSLKKIHDRRFYHDDFKWRNILVRRAGAAESTEVEVFWIDCPNGYFDRTGGMRGKHGMVKDLATFDYDAKKWVSDEERMLFLSLYSGEAPNSPALKALFSEVEAYRKLKIDDDRPGRKGR from the coding sequence ATGCGTGGCACGATCAAGGTCGAACCGGGAAACGAAGGGCTTTTGTCTTTTGTTGATCCGGAGCGGCCATTCGAGAGCCTCAGCGAGTATTTTGGCTATCCGCTTGGGAAGCATCAACGTCGGCGCTCCAAAGTGGCGTGTAAGGAGTTGAGCGGAAGCGATGGCGAAAAGGTCGTCGTGTATTTTAAACTTTATGGTTACCGGCGCTTGAGACGTGCTCTTTCCCGGATATTCAAACCGACCCGTTCTCAGTCGGAAATTGCCAATTTGAAGTGGTTCAAAGAACTGGGGATTCCATGTTGTGAACCCGTGCTGCAAGGGGTGTATCGCAATTGCTTTGGGATTGCGCGAAACTGCATGTTGATCACCCGTGAATTGACCGGGACACAGCAATTGGATGATTTTGTGCCGGCTTTGAGGGAAACGGTCCCGGATGAGGAGCAGAGAAAGGCAATCCGGCGAAATCTCTACGTTTCTTTGGCTTCCAGCCTGAAGAAAATTCATGATCGGCGTTTTTATCATGACGATTTCAAATGGCGTAATATCCTTGTGCGTCGTGCCGGGGCTGCGGAGAGCACCGAGGTCGAGGTGTTTTGGATTGATTGTCCGAATGGCTATTTTGACCGGACCGGAGGGATGCGTGGAAAACACGGTATGGTCAAGGATCTGGCGACCTTCGATTATGATGCTAAAAAGTGGGTCAGCGATGAGGAAAGGATGCTGTTTTTGTCTTTATACAGCGGCGAGGCTCCGAATAGCCCGGCGTTGAAGGCTCTTTTTTCCGAGGTCGAAGCCTACCGAAAGCTTAAAATCGACGACGATCGGCCGGGGCGAAAAGGACGCTGA
- a CDS encoding DUF6941 family protein produces MDIQIATLCDFAADYNGKMVLSGTFDTLAAQALPVVHPQCCLALRLCITPEDNGQHKFSVNIIDADGNSLDKNMPIDADMPVELPDNVPFMTRNLVLNLQGLKFPEDGFYSIDISIDDELVQRLPLRIVKVDQQQGQPA; encoded by the coding sequence ATGGATATTCAAATTGCTACTCTTTGTGACTTCGCTGCCGACTACAACGGCAAGATGGTTCTTTCCGGAACTTTTGACACTCTCGCAGCCCAGGCATTGCCCGTGGTTCACCCACAGTGCTGTCTTGCTCTTCGCCTTTGCATTACCCCTGAGGACAACGGCCAACACAAGTTTTCTGTAAACATCATCGATGCCGATGGAAACTCACTTGATAAAAACATGCCGATCGACGCCGATATGCCTGTTGAGTTGCCTGATAACGTGCCCTTTATGACGCGTAACCTGGTGCTGAACCTGCAGGGACTCAAGTTCCCTGAGGACGGATTCTACTCCATCGATATCAGCATCGATGACGAGCTTGTGCAGCGACTGCCATTGCGCATTGTCAAAGTAGACCAACAGCAGGGACAACCAGCCTAA